acctacctcaaattcaagctttcacaaccttacaatgcaagagccttccctttttgtgttcgttcttctcgttcttggtctaaaaaatattaaatacatatctaggatcaatacaatggcctaactatcaggAAATATAATGCAATTTCACTCCCTAGGTCAAACCCATTatcctaaccttaccctagggctatttctcaccatagattttcagttcaaaccctcccccaatgattaccacctatacttctagtttctaagaatcaaagtatgaatctagagagtaaaaaccttaccttaagcgtgaaaatctgtaaaaaaaatcaatggAAATTGCCCTAGGTTGCctcttggggttttagaaactgattgttgcagaaaagaccatttctggtctttttcacgacttaagtcgCAACTGTCCCGCTGTGGCAGAAATAATCCTGCTCTGGCGGGATATGCGGAAACAGTGAGGTCGAAGTTCATGCTCTGGGCCTCCATTTCTCAACACACCCCTTCCAAAGATGCGttaaaattatacccttcacgccaaattcGATTCCGAGAATTTTACTCGCCTGAATGCGATTTTGCGAATTCGTAAATGGTctgtatcgtcttggctatcagtCTGTCCAATGAATTTATAGATTTTACCTCCCATCATTCacgtgatcaccctagacttcacctgactcagaattcgttcaagtctggcctagcctcaaattttctgaagttactactcaaagttttctggcccaaaatccttccccattggcctatccctAACGACGAGAAAATATCATTACAATTTCTTGATCAAGTGAAGAAGCGGAATGACACATGGTTTATTTGAGCTCTTATGGATCCAAAGAGTTCTGCGTTATCTTGGAGTTGAAAGTTCTGGACCTATGAAGTTGTTTTATGATAATAAATGCAATTCAAATAGCACAAAATCCAGTACAACATGACCTCACTAAACATGTTGAAGTGGATCGTCATTTCATTAGAGAAAAACTTGATCTGAAGATCATCCAGTTTTCGTATGTAAAGTCTATGAACCAACTCGCAGATATCTTAACTAAGGCAGTATCAGGAAAAATATTTCATGAAGCGATTGACAAGTTGGGCATGATAGATATCTATGCACCAATTCGAGGGGGATTATTGACAATATGAGAGCTGATTCAGATCCCATGATTAGAGGAGATCACAATTCTAGGAAATTTTACCTTTTATGTTTGTTGCTTAAAATAGAATTCTACCTAAAATAGAATTTTAGGTTTTCTCTTTGTTGTATATAAATACATGTATATTAGtacaataaaaattaatgaaaagaaCGACAAATTTCTTTATGTAAGGTTGCGGCTTCGTTCAACAGTAACACTTATTCATTACCATTTCAGCCTTGAGCTTGAACGAAAtttataatgatgataatattaGGTGGTGGATGATAAAACTGATGGTGGTATGTCTTTTATTTTCGATAATTGGCAATGGAATTAATGTGATTTTGATGTTGAATGCTGAAACTTGTGGTTATAATTGTGACGAATTTTGATGGTGGCAACAATGGTGGATGTGGTAGTGACCGATTTGATCATGAGAGGAGTTTTCTAATAATGTAATTAATTATTAGTTAAAGAATTTTTATTGGAAGAAAATCTCAGATTGAAGCTTGGTAGTGACCGATTTGATCATGAGAGGAGTTTTCTAATAATGTAATTAATTATTAGTTAAAGAATTTTTATTGGAAGAAAATCTCAGATTGAAGCTttgaaataaagaaagagaaaagataagaaaaaggGGTTAGAGAAATGAATAGCCATTGAAGATTTGAACAAATAGATCTGAAATTTTTCCAACAAGCTATGgtggaagaagaaaaaaataactttcatcCTCCAGATTTGCGCCCAGCGTGTGATCACAGCCGGTACCGCATTTCTCTTTGCTTGGGGAGAGAGCCCCGTGTAAGGGAGAACAGGAAAGCCTACCCCTCGAAATCCATGGTTTTCCGGTAGAACCCTATTTCGCCCAAGTTGTTCGGGAGACATGGTCCAAGCCCGgtgaaaaaatgaaataagaaaagcAAGATTTCGACCAGGGACATATCGAAGGAGCAACTTTCCGGCCAAGTCCCATTAATTGATCATAACGATATCGTGGAAATGCTGCACGGACCCATATATATAGGAACCCAGGCAGAGCATTTCCAGGGCTTTTTAAAACTAAAGCACCAAGGAGGatattcaaaaaaagaaaacggGAATGCCAAATTTGCGATTTTTCTAGTTAGAATGGATTGGGCCTTTAAAGCGTTCGTTGGAGGAAAAGGTTGATGCTAGAGTATTAcataagcaaaaaaaataaaaattttacttTGATGGCACGACTAATCAAAATGGGTACGGAGTAGGGGCATTGCTTTCCTCATTCTCTTCTTCTAGCTGAACTTGTTTGGAGAAACATGAAAAAGAAATGATGGTATAGTAATTAACTCTTGCTCGATTATCCTATGTTGCCTATTGAAAACGTGTGATTTTAtagtacttatactacacttgctgcatctttttgatgcataTCCTAGCATTAGCTAACTAGTTGATTTTCAGTTCGAGGCGATACTTTCTTTGGAAGCTTGTATGAGCTAATTGGCGTTTAGAGCGATATGCTAGGCTCCGTCTATTTTTACTTTCTTGTCTTTATTATATATTCTAGACAAAATAGTGATATTTTTGAAACGATTATATTCAATTAGATGTTCTTGTACTTGTGACATTAGGTCTTGGTGTGGTTCTAGAAATGGACACCGGACTTCAAACCCGAAAAAGATTTGCCGATTGCGGACTGTTTGGGCATGCATTCCTGGCAATATGCAAAGCAAATTGTGAACTCCATTAATGCTAGATATTGCAACAAAAACTAGAACTCGACCAAGCATCGCTAAGAAGACAAAGAAAGAGAGATGATGATACCTAAGAAGAGAATAATATCTTTTAATAGATATTGGAAGATAATGTTCATATGTAATGTTATCAAAGCCATCTTTTTATGTTAAGTGAAAGGATAATAATATCTACAGTTCTATGTCACCCCTAAAATGGGATACACGGTTCAACGCAGAATACATACATTAAAAGTGTAAAAatgtttaaatttaaaatattaataaaacaTCGCTTACAGAACTAAAGAAATcagaaattttcaaaaatataccaCCGAACACAATATATTATGACATCAAAgtgtttttattttgtttggtcctactttccttttttttaggaccattattattattatgttagtTTACAaacttatttttgataaaatgataccaaatgataaagtaataatttcTACCGCTTGCAGACAACTCCACGTCCATGAATCCCACTATTGCAATTCAAACTTGGTAGCTCTAAATTCAATGGAGCCTTAAAAATGTCAGTTTGTTCTTCATTTGCTTGAAACCTAGCTACTGAACAATCAGCGCTAAAGAGTTCTGAAGCAGCAAATTTTTCATCACCTCCCATTATTGGCATCAAAACACCCATCTTAACTCTGCTCACATAGTCCTTCCTATAAGTTTGTCCTAAAACACCATTCACTTCATCACTCAAAGATACAAACTTGAACCCAAGTTCAAGATGAGCAAAGCAGTCATCACTTGTTATGCCATAGTTGTGAACTCGCGATTCATGCTCTGTAATAGGCACAATCTTAGCTGTGATCGTGAGAATATTTTCAACATTGATGACAACCTCGTTAGTGTTGCTGATTCTTGTAATTGAGGTTCTACGAACAGTTTCAGATTTCCAGCTCGCACCTTCACTTTCAGGAAGAAATATTGGTTCGTCGTTGAAGTAAAGAGCTAGGCGGTCAATGGAATCATCCCATATCGATGTTTTTAGTGCAGCAACTGAGATTTTGTGAGTTCCATAAAGGATACCAATGGATTGTACCCAAGTAAAGTCTCTCTTCATATTCTCGTTTCTCCTTCCAATGAAGTGGGCATTTATGTGGAATCCAGAGTCTGAAACTAGGCAAAAATCTTTGTCCTTCTTGCCATGGAAGTAAAAGGTAATTCCATCTCCACCGATAAAACGTGGATCTTGACAAACTGCTCCAGGCTTGTCACATTCTAcatcccaaaaaaaataaaaataaggaggaaaatagagaaattactgcAAAATAAATATGGGAAATTAGTACTAAATACTTACTACAAACGGGTTTGCAAGAGACACAATCAACTTGACAACTCTCAGGGCAAGAAGTAGGGCATGCATGTAAGTTAGCATAACAACTATGGTAGTACTTGTTCTTGCACTTGACCATCTTAGGTGTGGGTGGTTTAGGAATGGGTGATGGATAAGCTGGAGGAGGTGGAGAACCAGATGATGGAGGTGGCGGTGTCTTCTgtggaggaggagaagaggGTGGCAATGAAGGTGGTGGAGTTGATTTCTtaggaggagaaggaggtggAGTTGATTCCTTAAGAGGagatggaggaggagtttcttCCTTGGGAGGagatggaggaggagtttcttCCTTGGGAGGAgatgatggtggagtttctTCCTTGGGAGGggatggaggaggagtttctcCCTTGGGAGGggatggaggaggagtttctcCCTTTGGAGGGGAAGGGGATGGAGGTGGAGTTTCTTCCTTCGGAGGAGATGACGGTGGAGTTTCTTCCTTAGGAGGGGATGGAGGTGGAGTTTCTCCCTTGGAAGGGGATGGAGGTGGAGTTTCTTCCTTAGGAGGAGATGACGGTGGAGTTTCTTCCTTAGGAGGAGATGGCGGTGGTAGTTTTGATGAATCTGGAGGGGGTGGTGGCACTGAGCCATCAACACAAATAGGCTTGCAAGAACGACACTCCGTTATGCAGCCATTTGGACAGAATTTGGGACAAACATGAGGAAGATTTTTACATTGCTTAATCTCATCATCTGAGCAATGAGAATGGCTTGGATGATCAGCTATTCCAGGGGGAGTGGCCTCTGCCAATGCTATAAACATTAGCATGACAATCCCCAAACCCACAACAATGTGGGTTGTCGAACTAGCCATTTCAACAACGTGTGATATATTGTATTTTTCAATTGAATACCAATTGCTTGAATGCAGTTGTTCTTATTAATAACCAACCACTCTCTAATTGTTCAACTACTTGGTGTTGAATGAGTGATGAAATTTCCATTGCTACATCCCCCATTTTATACTTGTTGATAAGGAGAAATCTAAGCCTATTATTTTGGGGCTCATAATTGCattatttgattgataattgttacTTTGGAAGTTGCCTTTCACATGCTTCTTTTCCCAATTAGAAGTCAGTTTAAAGAACTCAATATTGTCTATGTTATCTTGATGCTTCTAACATGAAGATATGGTATCACTTGACCATAAATCTAGTTACACACTACACtttcaaaattctaattttatatatgtgtACCTTTCCTTGAACATTGGAGATTTCCTTGGAGTTAactataagaaagaaaaagtaatGGGGAATAAGAACGtataaacaagaaaagataGGTGTTTATAATTAAAGAATGAGGTATATTTTATGTGGTTAACTTATTAACATATAAACGTTTTTGAACAAGCGTAGAagatttttcaatatttattcCGATGGAATgagttt
This region of Solanum dulcamara chromosome 9, daSolDulc1.2, whole genome shotgun sequence genomic DNA includes:
- the LOC129903974 gene encoding uncharacterized protein LOC129903974, whose translation is MASSTTHIVVGLGIVMLMFIALAEATPPGIADHPSHSHCSDDEIKQCKNLPHVCPKFCPNGCITECRSCKPICVDGSVPPPPPDSSKLPPPSPPKEETPPSSPPKEETPPPSPSKGETPPPSPPKEETPPSSPPKEETPPPSPSPPKGETPPPSPPKGETPPPSPPKEETPPSSPPKEETPPPSPPKEETPPPSPLKESTPPPSPPKKSTPPPSLPPSSPPPQKTPPPPSSGSPPPPAYPSPIPKPPTPKMVKCKNKYYHSCYANLHACPTSCPESCQVDCVSCKPVCKCDKPGAVCQDPRFIGGDGITFYFHGKKDKDFCLVSDSGFHINAHFIGRRNENMKRDFTWVQSIGILYGTHKISVAALKTSIWDDSIDRLALYFNDEPIFLPESEGASWKSETVRRTSITRISNTNEVVINVENILTITAKIVPITEHESRVHNYGITSDDCFAHLELGFKFVSLSDEVNGVLGQTYRKDYVSRVKMGVLMPIMGGDEKFAASELFSADCSVARFQANEEQTDIFKAPLNLELPSLNCNSGIHGRGVVCKR